The DNA window AAAAAGTTCCACCGCGGTCTCACGGTCAATAGCTTGGGACCAGCGACCAGATCAACAAACTGGCATAGTACAGAAATACCAGGAAAATCAAAGCGTTCGGGTCGTGAATTATCGAAACAGCCGTGGATCCGTTCATCCTCCCTTGTAGTTAGACAACGACGGTGTTGAGGACGGCGTCCTTTAATATGAAGTGCTAAAGGAACCTGCCacgcttgtgcacgcgccgcatccacgtgcgtgCTGTCGAGAATCAATGAAGTTTCCTCAGCGCTTAACCGGAGTATGTACAATTGGATGCGTTTCTAACATTCCTCGCGGGAGctgaagcggttcccacgctgtttttttacgacgattggaGGAGAATGAACGGAGCCATCTTCGTTTCCGTAGTCTAGAAGCCGAATTCTACGTTTTCCCTGGTGTTGtcgtaccacgtcaatttcgtggtacgctgcctatAAACAACTACGTAACTTCAAGAAGACGAACGTAAAAAACTTTGCATTGGTGACATCAACACAAACTTTCCTCAAAACTCTATGTTGTTCcataacattttattattaattgttttaaaataggtcaatatttttcttggaaagatTCTTCACAATGCAAGAGAAAATGAGTTCTCATTTAGAATCTCCCTACATCTTCTCCCTAATTGACAGCAATTATGATTGCTCAAGAAAATGTAATGTGTAAGGACAAATCTTTTATCATTTCGACTTCCTGCTCCCTTttgataattttaaattttgtcagTAACTGTTCTTAACTGTAAAGATGAATCATTTGTCGTTGTATGCGCATTTTATCATCCTTGATATACATAAAGTAGCATAACTTCCAGAAAGAAGTTAGTTTGCCATGCTGCTGCCGTGTGCGAGGCGTGCCGTTCTGAACCCTATGATGCACTGTTACGGTGCATCATCCATATCCGTCCGAAATTGCTATGATCCGAGGAACAAGATCTCTGGTGCGTATAATCCCAACATAAAGGTGAGAACCTTTTTGTAGAAGTCAAAACAGTCGGAAATTCGTAGATGTTTTATTGAAAGACTTCCTTATTAAAAGAACAAGAGATTGTTAATGGAAACTACGAAagcttcgaaaaagaaaaacgcatAAACTCTGAAAAACCGCTGAATTCGTCAGAATCTCCTAATCTCTTATTTTAGCATCTCATCAGAAGATGATATTCAGTAgtcccatttctttttctcgatcAATCGTCTACAAACTTCACAAAATCTTTGAGGGTTGGTCAGAAATTGATAGGTGACGGATGTACGAGTTCGAGTTCAAAGTATAGGGCTGCAATGCATGAACTTCGAAAAAACGACGGTGAGTGACAGCGCGCCACCGTCACTCGCTCCTAATCTGTGACAGGGCaggaaaatttcagaacaGCTCAGCTTTGTTATCAGACCAGATACCTCTCTTTGAAATCTACCACCCCAAAAATGGCATGCGGttgaaaaagaagcgaaatcCCGTCAAATGTTTGCCAAAAGACAATAATTTGAACTCAACATAGCCTGAGGTAGTAGTCGAGGAAGTAGATATTCGTACTTTCACATTTCATCagaacatcgaaaaaaaaaaattatttaaaagaaCCATATAAAgttgtcaattttttatttttatcccatttttatgattttgatTACTGCGTAGTGAAACTGTCcagtttgttttcttggtTCAAGTTCATGTGCGGTGTTTATAGAATTATGTCGAATCATGGCAAGGAGGGAGAAGTAGTTCGATGGGAAATGCATGACATCCaaaaacctcgaaccattCTAAGCCCTTTGATAAAGATGAAGTTGACAAAACTTCGGCCCGCTAATGAGGTTTCACCGAAATTTCGATGGCACAGCAGGAAAGGATAAATCCAGTCCACAACTAGatattttctccagaaaatatGACCATTCgaaacaaaacacaaacacaGCATGCCGTcaatacatttttctttgttcaaacCATGCACTGATTCTGGCCCGATCACAACGTTACtccatctgtttttttttaaaagaaaactcgtGAAACAGATGTTCATTTACTATTTCGTTTTTGAAAGTTAAGTATAGAGGCAGGAATTTCACTTTCAGGATACTTTTAACGGCTTTAAAGGTAAGGCAAATATCGATGAATTTTTAAGTAAAAGTATATTTCCCAGTACTAATATATTTTACAGAGAGTTGGTCCGTCACTTGTAATTGATGGGACGTCATCATTCATGACGAGACCGGTATTCGAGCAGCTAACAAGGCTGCAAAGGACTCATGACGCTGGTCCAGGTGAGAACTTGTGACAAATACTACATAGATTGTCTTTCCATCGTGTAACGGCAGCCTAAGGACGTTCAATCTTGCTGTCGCAGGCTTTTCCTCCatcctcaattcagaatctttcaGAATTTGGCGTTCAGCCGAGCAAATGGCAAAGGCTTTTTTTGATCATCACTAAAATGTATCGAAGTCAGGACGACATTCCTCTTTATGTGGCGtgaggatttttctcttcttttccaagGAACATGGAGCGAGACATCTAATCGGAGACAGTTCATTATCAGCAGAGAAAAATATGTGACGTTGATCAGAAGAAAGAGCTCGCAAAGAAATGTAAGATAGGGCAGCAGCAGAAATTTCTAAGATAGGGCATCAGtgatccatattgctgcaatTTTCAGCTGACCAGGCTTTCTTAAGTACAGGATATCACACGAGAGAAAAACTCCTACAGAGGTATACCACCAGTGCTTCCAAATGGATAAGACTTATGTACaccaaaaatccttttttttagcagtagCCGTAGTGCTTATGTTTTACCTAAATGAGAGGGTcactattgaaaaaaaagactgggATAACCTGACGAAAGAGCCCTAGATGAACATTCTTCCCATGTCccactattttttgtttagatgGGACAGAGGCTGGATTTCGAGCATACTTTCAGGCGGTGGCACGAGATTTCATGCTGAATTCTACTGTCGGTGCATATATCAGAGAATTCCATCATGGTAATCTACGAACACATCTTCAGAGAAGCGAGCAAGAACACATTTCAAGATCGCACAGTACAAAAACCCTGTTTCTCTTGGTTCTTGGTTTTGTTGCCATTTTAACTTCAAAGGTCTTCAAAGGCAACCGCTCCCTACacgtttttcacttcttttcaatGAACAAACAATAACTACATGACATTACTGCCTACACATGGAACAGatattttctcataaattctTCTTGAAGGGACGCACTAAGAACGTAGGAGAAAGTTCGGAGAACAAAGGACTTTGATAGACCAAAGgcgaagttgaaaaaaaaatttaagtgaTGTACCTACCACTATTGTTTTAAATAGTGACGGACGCAAGGTATCAAAAACGCctgacaaacaaataaattcgaCAATAAATCGTCAAGAACACACCTATAAGGGACATCAAACATCTAGTGTCGGTGCGAGGCTCACGTGTTTGGTGGGGGTCCCACTCACAGCGATGGAACGATCGGAAACGATAAATTCCTCAGAGTTCCTTTCTCtcgtttttcgtttgttttcttctcctgtCAACGTATAATAGTGCATAGGTAGGTTTAGGTAATTTccttcaaatcttttttcgtttttgttagGTGAACCGATATTTCTGGGGGCCATGATAGAGAAGATTAAGTTTCCACCAACTAAGATTTTTGAGAAGATGCTAGCGGACAAATAAAACCATTAAATTAACGAAAAAGACTACGCTGCGATCATGACTAAGAAAAACGCTGACGATATGAAACCACGCAGAAAATGTTGCACAGAAATTAAACCTTGGAAATCATCTGATTTCTCGGATCTTAGAGTAGCCTCAATAGCAAACAGCTGAGAATAGACTTTCTAAAGactgcaaaaaagaaataagggaGGGGGGGaccaaaaaatttaaaatattaaaaagaaaattgctcaTAACTGTCAAATAGCCTGACCAGATTTCTGATAATTGGACTTTTCCACACTCACAACACATCAGTTCTCTGATACTAGGGTGTAGAGACTTCTTGAAGAGTATCCAAACCGAATAATCGTTCATTCCGCTCAAACTTTTATGTTcggtttttgtttattattgtttatttatttatcttcattaagaagaaaaataaagctgGATGTACTAATTCTTTAATCATTCCAATCTCCCCGCATCCTACTGGAAGTTAGCTTCTAACCAATCTGCATTTGGAAGTTAAGAACGACTTTTATGCTCAATGATTTTTGCTGAATTACCAGTTCGATGAGAGCAGTCTTAAGTGCCCCCATAAACTCTCTTTTCGCTCTAAAGACTACTTAGTCCTACTCATTTATTGTATCActacacgaaaaaaaggaaaaaaaaattggaaaacgaaaaaagcgaGGAGCTCATTGCactattcttcctttcttcgaTCCCATCGACTGGAACGGTCGCCAATGGCTGCTTCTACCGTAGCCGTAATGTATTAGGCCGACACAAAATGTCTGACTCATGGTTTCTTCAACCAATTCTTGGAATAAACCTTCCATTGGAGCAGAGCAAAGGAGGGATAAGTAtgtgtcaaagaaaaaagaatgcgcGCCGTTCACTCATGCAAAGGCTGCTGCAGTATGGCAAAAATGTGCTATGTGCTGTATTGCTTGGCCGGAACGGCGGACACAACACGAACGACGACGGATAGGCTCGCTATAGCCAGCCGTGAGCGGTTGAAAACCTTCCAATGCAATTGTCTGCACTATATTCCGTCCCAAATCCCAATTAAGTCGGCCAGCACCAGCAGTGCATGTATGCTACTCAAACAATAACTTCCATATTGAGCAGCAAACATTTCATCCCTACTGTGCTTGTGAATTCATTTTTCGCTCAATCCATTCATTATTATAGTTCCTGAGCTAATTTGAATCAAAGTTTCAACATTCAGGTGCGGCACCATGAACCGTATGCACGACCGAATGCGTATCGTCGCAACTTCTCTGGGAGTCGCTGGATTCTTCATTCTCTTCTACTACTGCCATTACGCGAACGTTAACAGAGTTATGCGCGATCGCAACGCCGGATATCAGTTGTCAGGAAACCAATTCTAAACATCGGAGTAACCATTCTCCTATTTCTCACATATGCATACGATCTTGACGAAATGATTTTGCATGGCTGCTTCTTTAGGTTCGAATTGTAGTGCTCGCTATAATATTATACGAACtaagatttttgttttaagcTAATTCAACATAATGTCACAAAAATCTTGGATACTTTTTATGTCCTTTCTTATTGCACCTTCTTTCAAACACGCTTGTCTGGAAAAGTTTTAAGcacgacttcttttctgcgATAAATGGTGATACGACAGAGGAGACAGCGCGGagagtcagaaaaaaagatactcGTATCaaaggaagaatgaaaatcTACACTACGGACAAAAATTTAGTCAGATTACTGTTATATGGAAAAAGGAATCGTTATTGTCCATATAATCGATATATGGGCGTTTCAAGAATGTGAAGTGTTTGGCAAGTATCGTGCTTAAATCCCCTAGTGAGAACTATGCAGAGATCCCTTAGCTTTTCTGGTGGTGAAGATATCaagtcaaaaattcaaaaattctgaattcaaCTAGGTATAAAAACCAACTGAGTAAAAAGCAACCAGCTAGATTGCAAAAGACGAATATATTCAGCGTCTTCATCGTGAAGTGTCCAGAAACGAAGAAACGAGCATTGGGAACCCCAAAGTCCTTAAGAGTAGTATTTTGAACTAGCATATCATGAAATTAACGATGTTACGATCTCTGCAGGAGTGAATAGGAGTGTAGTTGATGTATGTGAGTGTAATCACGCCCAATTAGAGTCAAATGTACCATCTCTTCGGCCGGTCTCAAAACGCGGACCGAGAACTGTAACTAGTTTCTCAATAGTTGTAAGAATGGGTATTGGATACTTGtctgtttttgaaatgaagtcgTATCATATCCAGTGACTCGAAACTTGTACACAGAaaacagttaaaggcatcactccacgaatctgaggtggtacggatttccggtggagtattcgtttacgggatagtagattatgcagagggggtgattccatccatttctttctaattgccgtaaaaacggcccggaagatacggcttcgggcgttctggcacactattttctacaacaagttcgactggagcgcgaaAGGCTTATGtggcgcctcatcttccgggccgtttttcacggcaattaggaagaaatggacggaatcaccctcttctccataacctactatcccttataagaatactccacctgaaatctgcaccacatcAGATACGTGGAGCGATGTCTTTAAGGTGAGGTACAGAACCCGCAAAATGATGAAAAGGTCCTgttcttttgcattttcacTAAAGGGTGACTTATACTatcttatttttgctttaatCAATccttgatgacgtcggagtTGTTTGACAGAAACCGTGCAAAATTGCATCCAATATTGGTGTCAATATGAAGAGAAACCATCGAACACCTGTATGAGTACGATACgtcacaaacaaaaaaaaacatgatgaaagaaataaaaaaaatataaaaataaaataaaaatgaaataaaataaaataaaatttaaaaaaaagaaaataaatggtttATATTACTACCTATAACTTTTGATTCTTTGACCTTCGGTCACAACTATCAAATTTAAACATTACAAACAGCTCTGTGATTATCTTTAAAGATAAAGTGTCCAtcgttaatcaatcccttcacttcaattcaggaccGTTTAAAATTAATGAGCCCGTGTCCACCCTATAAAATGGACTGCGGGTCTTGCGGATGCATcaatttaatgtttttatcttcccagtcAAGTCTGCTACTATTTTTTCGATCTCGAAgagataaaaggcttggttagcactagtGCGGTTGcgaaccattgatcgatcatgcagtcatagccgaacctcttaccgaccaTAATTATCTCATATAAGAGGAATGGAACTATCTAGAGGTTAATTCGTATTAAGGGCCAAGAGATCGGATAAGGCAGACCTGATTTTCCTGCATAGTTTGCAAATTGCCTCGGTCAGTCTGAACATCCGGCTAACGCCGGATATCAGACTTCTTCTGGGTGCACATTTCGTCCCCTTCACTGAACAACAGAAACTAAATGTAGTaacatttctcgaaaaattgaatttgtatATTTTCTAACGACGCTTTCCTCCTTCCTTCGTTTTAGAGATTTTAACATCCACGAGATGACCATGAATCGAAGTCAACATTCCATGGTCCACTACTTAAACGCTTCAGAGCTACATTTGGAGTGTCCAAGCTTAATTTTACACAcccatatatttttaaaaattactgaaCATAATTCGAAGCATGAGTTTTTCATCCCTTTCTCCTCAATAATTAGCGCAGAATAATGTGCCGACATGAAAAAACATCAACGTCGTACcgataaaaaaaggaaccacgtcagatcacataaactgTTAGCCACTATTTAaccagccgtttgcatgcgtgtttccaaaTTTAGAAGGGAAGATGTTATCCACCTGACGAGAAAAGTGTGCGGTGGGAATAGATCTGTGGTTGAGTAATAGGCTTTTATGCGCACAACGTTTCGCTTACTTCTTGGGAAATTCACTTGGAGTTTTGGCGCAATACAATACTGCCCCGAGGCGCCGTGAGACCCGTCTAAACCATTTTGCCGATTTCTAACGCTGGCGGACTGATTCGACGTCATGGGACATATCCCACCACATTTTATTGTTTGCTGGCGCTGGTGCACCAATTCGTCGCCATGAATCCATCccatcccattttatagctttctggggCTTTCGCAGCAATTTTACGGCGTTGGAACCGTCTCACTACTTTCTGCAATTTCGCCTTGTAAACATGTATACCGGCTAAAGCTGGACTTCAGAGTTTCTGTGCTGTTCGCCtggctcgccttcactgacaaatgaaaattattagGGGTGGTATTTTTTGTAAACTTAGGATTAAGTTTTTcgaacaacgctttctttttttataaacgTAGGCAAAAGATTTGATGGAATAACACCGTTATTATATGGTATGATCATGATAGATTGGTGTACACTCAGACACAATTGCATCTGATTTCTGTGGATGGTACAGCGTACCTTTTATTAAAACTGTCTTTGatcaatttttggaaaaattgagcCGTTTGTATCCAGCGTAGAAGAGTTAAATGAACGTTCACTTCTCATCGACTCATCATTATTATCAGTTAATAAAACGCGTATCAACGTCATTAATTCCGAATAAAAGGCATCTACACCTGGAAATGGAGgtaaattctggaaaattaggCTGCACGAGAATCACAAAGTTCACCGGAAATTTTACGAGAAACAAATTGCAGAGTTGTACAGTGAAAAGAGTAAAGTGTCTGACATCAAttaatccgtttgggatgcgccactgcTTTCACCTAAAttaagaatcgtttgaggtttacgagcaCGTCTGTAGCCCAAACTGACTTGGGGCCTTAGGGGATAGCTgttgtgccaagtcagtgttttatccttaCAATCAATCCGGCGCCAGAATTCGTCGATCCCggaatgataaaaaaaaggcttggttagcagtagggcggattcgaacctccgttCGATCGTACAGACGCAGCGAAACAttctaccgactgcgccacatacGCTTTACTGAACGATAGAAACAGATTTAGTCTATGTTTTGTACAAAAATAAGTCTTTCTAtcttctcttgtttttcttggaACGTAATTAAGAAGAAGAGTTATTCCCcctgtttttgaatttttgctcaactagctttagaaagaaagaaatggggCACATAGAATTACTATCCAAGTGTGATGTGAGGTGTTATGATATCTTTTGTAAATGTCACATGtttgaaaaaggaggaattttGGTAATCGTTTCATTTTACTGTTTCACATACCCAGTTCTCCGCTGACAGTGTTTAACAGCTATATGctaatttctattattctactgtATTGGACTACTATTTAACGTTTTTACTGCAAGACACCAATTTTGCTGCAAATAGTTTGAATAATGCGGTAAAGTGCACCGAAGATGTGGCTGAAGGGCTGTTGGAACCCACCGTTgtgaaagaggaagaaacCAGGGTCAAGTTCTTGCAAAATGCGCTTGACAAACTCGCTCAAACTGTGTGACTCAATCTTGGAACAAGTTGCTGAAGTTGCGGAATGTTGAAGTGTAATTGAATGGATTCTAACAAACCACAACAGCAGAAACGTTTGAGAATTTGAGATGAATAAATCAatacctcgaaaaaaaaagaaaaaaacaatttgtaACGAATCACAGACATTAAAATGTTGTGAAGTcccaataaatttttaaaagaagggaaaatcGCAGAAATTTTGCTTGCGGAAAGTATGATCTTGTACTCTTATGATCGGGTCAATAGGAGTTCTCTCGCAGTGTCGGCGGAAGCAGCAGAAATGTTCCCGTCTGTTCCGTGAACATCGATTTTTATTGGGGGAACTTAGTCCACTTCGCTGGAGAGTTGGGGTCTACTCGGTGTCGTTCATGAATTTGGGTGTAGAACTCATCTTGTGTTCAATAGTCAATTTGCCGGTTGTTTGGCCGTGGaaacttctttcaaatctCCAAATGTTCACCATTCAAAGATTCGTCTTTTTAAgtttctgttttccttttcttgcaTCCGGaacagaaatgttttttttggacttATATGTGAGTGGTAATGATCTCAGGaatccttttgttttttcgaagttttcacAACCTTCTCTTTCTGCAGGTCtgtttgctttcctttttacTTGTCCAAGTTGATTTCTAAATACTTCGCAGTACTTTTTTGATCTATTTTTTCAGTGcatttctttttacaaaacGTAAAACTGATGTTCTCTTCACTaaggtatagtcgggttaaaacgatgTATATCAATAGGAACCCATACAGATTGTGGATTGTGGAAGATTAATTTTTGGGGACATCCATTATTCACGCATCATGAGCACGTCTTCTGAAAAGTTTTCTGTTGTGATAGTGGATATGAGAGCggatgtagtgcagtcggtaagaggttccactatGACTGCAAAATCAatcgttggttcgaaaccacatCACCACCAaaaaagcttttcatcccttcaaGGTCGATAAAGTGGTATCAACTTTGTTTTCTCCTTTGTACATTTTTGTTAACGATACATGGCTAAAAGGTCAAAACATAATGTTGGTTCCTCCGAAATGAAGTTATTGCGGCTACATCCGCATATCCATACCGAAAAAACGACCTGCGCTTGTGAATGCTCAGATTTAGGGCGACGAAATGCGATTACTCAGACTTAAGGGGTCGGGTCGATCCATTTTTCGAGGCGttttttagtggattttttaagattttagtGTTACTGCAACGCTTCTTAGTGGAAAGCAATTTCGGAagatttttgttattgtattGCTGATAATAAACTAGGACTTTGTAAATGCTCGATTTGGTAGAGTAAAATGTAATCTCTCATGCTACGTCAAATAGCGTGTGCAGGGGAAGTTAAATAAACTTCATGTCTCTTTTAAATTGGtgagaaaaaggaacagatgGGTTTTAAAAAGTCATAGTATTCAGGTAAGCTTTGATGTTTATTTGGTTTCTTTAAATCATAGAAAACAATAGTAATATTCATAAGTGATATGAATGTGGCCGTGCGTACTGTGTCCCAAAGAGCGGTTATGTGCAGAATTCGTAAACGCACTTTTTTGTCCTTATCGCTGTCCAATAAGGACAACTTTTCAAAAGGGTCCATTTGATAATTGCTTGATATGAAGTATTAACCAGTCAAATTTTTTGTGATTACGTGCTAAATGTGGTTCTGGATGGTGATTGTTCGCTCAATGATAAgcgtttgaggaaaaaaagaactgctgcGGCTTTTCCGTGAATCAGTTTCTGATTAGCAACAAAATTAGTGCAGGGTAAATCAGATAGCGCAAGAGATGGCTTGCAAAcctcacttaaaggcatcactccacgaatctgaggtggtacggatttcaggtggagtattcgtatacgggatgggagactatggagaggggggtgattccgtccatttcttcctaa is part of the Necator americanus strain Aroian chromosome V, whole genome shotgun sequence genome and encodes:
- a CDS encoding hypothetical protein (NECATOR_CHRV.G21137.T1), yielding MLLPCARRAVLNPMMHCYGASSISVRNCYDPRNKISGAYNPNIKRVGPSLVIDGTSSFMTRPVFEQLTRLQRTHDAGPEFGVQPSKWQRLFLIITKMYRSQDDIPLYVACGTMNRMHDRMRIVATSLGVAGFFILFYYCHYANVNRVMRDRNAGYQLSGNQF